A segment of the Bactrocera neohumeralis isolate Rockhampton chromosome 3, APGP_CSIRO_Bneo_wtdbg2-racon-allhic-juicebox.fasta_v2, whole genome shotgun sequence genome:
attttaaataaatttccaatttaGCAATATCGTAAGTAAAACTTATTTTGAAATGTGTaagagtttttaaattttgaaacaaaaaatatgcctAAGGCTATGCGCATAGTACAGGCGTGGCCAAAAGTAATTGATGCAGAGACAAATCTTTAGGAATTGttaacaaaatcaaataaagttaatatcgaataataaatatttcactttttcatattttggaaaaaactttatttaattatatatacatacatatattttaattatatttgtatatttaagtgaataaattattaaaaatgtaattcatAAAGAGTCAATTACCAATTTGGAACTATTGGCTTAGTGAATTTCCTAActtgcaaaaataatatttttacttaacttttattttttataaataaaatttattaaaaaaaagtagtaataatttttaacaattcaaatcgtatttactaaaaataaatatgaaaataaatctttcacaaatttctttcattttttatattttttccaaaaagtatttatttttttcaaattagaaatttttttctttcaatttcttctaattaaataactttttctttcaaaaaaaataataatttgacttaaattttcgtttttattatttattgtttttttttttaaatttgatttactaaaaacaaataataaaaatgttacacACTTCTTGGttcttttttgattaaaaaaactaaaattattttttaaacaatatttttagcaaaattcgatttataaacaaaaaaacttaaataaaaacatgttttatttcaaaaacaaattaattaatttgaaagaaaacaaatttttaagaatttttgtttgaaaaaaattaaaaaaagaaatgtatttgaaaagaaaaaatttgcttaagaatttttgcttaaagtaaacatattacttgatttaaaaaaaaaaaacaattgaaagaaaaaaaattaaaatgataaaaGTGTTAAGTAAAAAACATctgttgaaagaaaaaattaaaaaaaaacttttgcttaaagaaaaaatatttgatttaaaaaaaaaataataataatttgaaagaaagaaaatttcaaagacagaattttttaaagatttttttttttcaaattatatatattttttaaattaatattgtatatttttataaaattttttttttttatttgtaaactcACTTactaaatatctttttaaaagattactaaattttaaaaactcattaaaaacaaataataaaaaaaaattaaaaatatgttttaaacaaTAAGAAAAGTAAGAAATCGgttatatttgagaaaaaagtataattaaaaaaattacaattttaattttaaagaatttttttaagtaaaaatatgtatattatttaaaaaaaaaactattaaaaattttttttagaagaaatatgtttttaaagaatttcttCTCTcaaattagatatttttttaataaaatattttttctacttaacTTGTATTGTTTATAAATCGAattcactaaaaaatatattttttttatttcttaactcattaattaaaaaaatatctttataatatgattattaaatttttaaaaatccttaaaaacattaaacataAACAGCAATACATTCAAATTTcgattaaaaaacaataaactagAAACACATCGCTGAAGCTATCTATGAACCCACTACActattatataagtaaataaataccaGCAAACACTTgtgataaataaaaactattaaaaaaatcgttaaaaattataataaaacatCTTGCAACATATTACACAACATCTAGAGTACTGTTGATGACCCTGCATGCGAGTTACAGAGCTTGCGCTTAATGGTTTGTTGTAAATCTCGGTCCAGATGTTCCTAAGCAATTACATACGTGCTGTAATCTATTTCTCACGtttctgtttttattgtttttatttttcgcatttaACTACTAGTTTCAATGATATTTGTGAACTCGTGTGCTCGGCTTAGTTTTATTGTAAGCTATATTCGTTCATTATAAGCTCACATTTGGCGCTCATTCGTATGAAACAAcaaattgccacatttgagGTCGTCGCGTCTCGTCGGCGCTAATGAACTGTTCGTGTCATTAAATGAGTTACAGTTTTATAGAAGTACGATTtttgtttagctttttttttcaaaaagtactgtttttaatgatttgttttttttatttatttattctgcgtccattacatttttatttatatttttcgtatttagttttttgtattattctgcgtatttagattttttttttgttatttttactcTTCgcttaattgtttgtttttctttttgatttaattttcatttaaattttctttttttgttaacttACCGTGCTCAGGGGTAGGTCGGGGCCAGCGTGTGTTTGCTTTAAGGCTTCAAAACAATTAACGCCAATAAAATGAGTAGATCAatgaaaataacagtaaaaaataatGCATGTAGAATCCAAAtagataaatgaaaataaagtagcaacaacaaagagATCCCAAATAAAGCCACGCTAATAAATAGTACAAATTTATCGAGGTAACAAAATCACAGTTCAATGGAGCAGTCAGATTTACTCAAAACTGACACACAATTACAttgggaaaataaataaagagtCATAAAAGCAAAAGAATGGAAAAAGGCTGAACGGTGGCGGTTTTTTGTGACATTACTAGCCACTTCGTCGCACAGACTTATAGggtaatccatttcgaggtcccttacttttttaaagaaaaatacagaCACTCGAAGATtaataggaatatttattatcattcgaaagaacattctttggcatttattttttgaagattatctctttcaaatattggccgcggctatctctcagatggtccatccgttgagtccaattttcgttgactcgttcgagcatttcgactggtaactggcgaatgacacgtgtgatTTTTCggtccaaggcctgaatcaaaggGGTATTGTcctcatagactttagactttagatatcctcacagaaaaaagtctgacggtgtgatatcacacgatcttgatggccaatcgaccgacccaaaacctGAAACTATCTGCtcaacgaagtgttctctcaataaatccccgtcttgttgaaaccaaatgtcgcccagatcacgagcttcaatttcaggcattaaatagtcggttatcgtgGCGCTCGCCATTGGCAGTTACGTTCACATCggcataatttttaatgaaatatgtaCCGAGGATTCAACcgtcccacaaaccacaccaaaccgttgttttttctggataaaatggcagctcttgcaTCTCtacaggttgctcttcgtccgaAATGCTGCAATATTTCTTGTTTATATACTCATTGAGCCTGAAATGTGTCTCATAGCTGAACAAAAACtagctcgaaaacatcggatcttcttggaacttttcaagagcccaaagcggcttcagttcttgcactgcgcgctgaacgtggtctattcgtgatttgtcaaaaaaggctattgaaaaaagtacctaaaCTTAGATCATCCGTTATATCCAATGTAATTTTTAGGGGcagcttgaaaatatatatttcaagagTAATCCATTAGGTTTAGAGAATAACGGCTAGAAAAGTATTGCTGATAAAATGcggtatatttttcaataaatttgttcagTTGTCATCGAAAAGCAGCAATTTGAGACTAATCAAGGATCACATATGGATTAggctatttatttcaaatatatatttttggatttgattcccaatacaattttttcattctgTAATCTCATTTATCGTcgatttaaatgtaaaaatactTCCTTGACCCAGCAAGTACCTCTCCATATTTATCCGCTCTTAACTtggcgccaaaatgtaggcaacgattttgatcgaatttatttttcagtacgaaaaatttatttttattcgaataactaataaaaaatagtttcctCTCGCCGTTTTAACGGcagtttttcatattaaaaccTGCAATTCATTGGAAAAAAGTATTATACCTTCAACACAGTTAAAAGTTAGGTTtaaaaataagtacatatacaataaaaataaaaagcgcgCTTGTCTAGCTGGCTGATTCGGGTAAAATTGGCCTTACCAAAAATGTGACTTTCCTCCAGCAAACCCAGTTTTATtgtcaattgttttttttttttatcatttgagCTGTGTTTACAAAGCCATTCGCCGGCTTTCAGCAGCGTCAATGAAGCGTGTGAACTGGGTGTGTGCTCTGGGTTCACAAAAAAGAGGAAAGCCCGTTATAAGCTAAGCAAATGCAgccaaatatataaatgttgtatacatatgtgatgtatgtatatatacatatatctatgaacaacaaatatgtacatatgtatgtgtaagtgcaTTTATTTGGCCAAATTAGTCGATCATTTAAGCACACTTCAATTCGTAAACTACTTCATTAGACGCCTTGTTTTGCATTGTAAATAttcattaacacacacacacacacacatatgcctTATTGTTCGTATTAACGCGATGCTCGAAATATTTTTGGCGTTTTCGCTCGTCAATTATGGCACTCATTTTCATTTGAGACGTCCAGCTAATCACttgttttctgctttttttctTCTACTCAACTCTCGCAGCTCCACGAAGTGCACGACAGTTAAGAAATAAACCACGAAAGATGTCGCTGTTGCGTACTGTATTGTTGCTGGCTTTCGGTGCCACCGTCGCCTTGGCTCAACGTCGTCTAGCGTTGCCGGATCCACGGAGTTGCGCCAATCGTAAGTACATAagagatatttttttgtataataatttgtgGTAAAATTGATTGGGCCTCTGAAGGTACTTTGAGAGGGGTGGAGAAATGCTCATCAAGTATTGGGTATATAATGTTCAAAACAGTTGCCGAAAGGCTTCCGGAAATTCAGCAAAGTGCTTGGAAAAACTGTCTTAGAAAAAGATATAATTTTAGATTAGACTAGACTAGAAGAATAGTTGATCCAACGAGAAGAATGTTGATCCAAGAAAAATAGTTGATCCAACGTGGGATAAGGctcaaattttaaacaatgGGAGTACTTCACAAAATTCTTAACTATATTCAAGTAAATGGACTAAATTTCTTTGACGGTCGAAAAATTCAGAACGTTTCGGCTCCAAAGTGACCGCCTTTCATGGTAATCTAGGCTCCAGTATTCACGAAACTAGTTTTCAGTTTGAAATGCTTATGTGAACAGTGCCAGGAATCCATAGAGGAGTTACTTATCCCAGGAAGAAACGTCAAAAAATGTAGACGTTATCGCAAGATGAATCTGATCGGAGCATAATCTTAGGTAGATACAGCAGAGCGAGTCGATTTTTTCGGAAAACGTTCTACGGATCATTATGAataactttgcctaagagattATGGGTGTAAAACCGGTTTCAAGCGACTGAGCGATTTTTAAGGGATTTTGAGAGTTGTCTGTCAAATTCAAGCCAAGCATCATTCTAAGCTAACAATAAACCGCCCATTATATAATCTTAACAGTCTTAGTCTAACTTAATATTTTGACTTTCTCTCACCCACTTTACACACAGGTGTTCGCCATGCCACGTACCGTGATGCGCGCGGCGTTGCCCACTCGTACTTCTTCAGCTGGGAGCATGCGCCGACGCGCAGTCTCGAAGTCGACTGGTTGGATGCGCGCAACATTTGCCGTCGCCACTGCATGGACGCCGTTTCGCTGGAGACACCACAGGAGAATGAATTCATCAAGCAGCGCATAGCGCGTGGCAATGTGCGTTACATCTGGACTTCGGGTCGTAAGTGCAATTTCGCTGGCTGTGATCGTCCCGACTTGCAGCCACCAAATGAGAATGGCTGGTTCTGGTCGGGTTCGGGCGCCAAAATCGGACCCACCTCGCAGCGCAACACCGGCGATTGGTCACACACCGGCGGCTACAATCAACCACAACCGGACAATCGTGAGGCTGCACAGGGCAACGATGAGTCGTGCTTGTcgattttgaataatttctataACGATGGACTCAAGTGGCACGATGTGGCTTGCCATCATTTGAAGCCGTTCGTGTGCGAGGACTCCGACGAGCTGTTGAACTTTGTGCGTTCACGCAATGCTGGTATTCGTCTGTAAGTTGGCGCCCACTGTATGCTAATGGAACGGGTGTGCTGGTTTTACTGTTAGTTTTGTCATGGCATGATGGAATGTGACGCTTGTGGATGCATGGAACGTGacctttgttgctgtttttgtttatgtttatgatttatttgtattattatttgtgAAGTTTTTGTTTAAGGCTTACCGATTTGTTTCGCAATTGGCAAGAAATTTTCGAAGGTTTGAACAAAAAACGctgttttagtttttaa
Coding sequences within it:
- the LOC126752225 gene encoding uncharacterized protein LOC126752225, encoding MSLLRTVLLLAFGATVALAQRRLALPDPRSCANRVRHATYRDARGVAHSYFFSWEHAPTRSLEVDWLDARNICRRHCMDAVSLETPQENEFIKQRIARGNVRYIWTSGRKCNFAGCDRPDLQPPNENGWFWSGSGAKIGPTSQRNTGDWSHTGGYNQPQPDNREAAQGNDESCLSILNNFYNDGLKWHDVACHHLKPFVCEDSDELLNFVRSRNAGIRL